From the genome of Chelonia mydas isolate rCheMyd1 unplaced genomic scaffold, rCheMyd1.pri.v2 scaffold_48_arrow_ctg1, whole genome shotgun sequence:
aaAGTACCCGAGGagactgtctgtgattccatgttaaggctgttgtaATGGCCATGGAGTTTACACTTGCAAATTGGTCGGTGAAATCTAAGcctagaactcacaaccaatttggggtttgtgccctgattGTTTACAGTCTGCCCTTGGGTTGGTATTTACACTTTTCAGCCATTCCCAGCCATCTTGAAATATCTGTCTGCCTAAGTCTCCAATGTAAATGGGACAGGGTAGGCCAGAGATAATAGGAATTATATTTGCATTTGAAGTCAACTGGAAAAGCCCATTAATAACAGGGTGAGAAAACCAGCTAGACAGCAAGGCATCCACACACCAGCAGGGCAGAGGAACTCTGGAGGtacaagaatacatttcaaaggtataCGGGACTATAAGAAGGGGAAAAGACATTTTGTGCTTCATCACTGAGGGGGACAAAGAGGTCCATGAACAGTGGATCCCCAGCCATGTGGGTTGGTAACACTGAGGAGGTGCCTTTAAGTGAGAAACagtctcagggcaggtctacgctcGGGGGAAGAGTCAAGCttagctacgcaatttgagttatgttaGTAGCGTAACTCAAGTTGAAGTATTTTAGATCTACTTATCATGGGGTCCACACCAGGCTCGGTCGAAGGGAGATACTCCCCCgtcaactccccttactcttctccttcTGATGGAGTACCGGAGTCTATGGGAGTGTGTTTGGCGTGGATCGATCGCTGCAGCGTCGACCCACCTAGTAGTGGAGATAAGCCCTCAGATAAGGATTGCAGCCTGTTGAGTTTTAGTCAGGAGAAAATGCAttgtactttttctttcatttggaaccattttctgtttctattatctTTGCTTAAACCTCTGCTCATTTTCAGTAAAGGTATTCTTGGTTTTACTCTCAGTTCATCTCAGTGTAATATATTAAAGCATGACTCCTCAGCTGCTCTAGCAGGCTGGGGTGTACACTATCTCTCTGAAGACAGTGGACTCAGTCATTTCTGTGACAGCCCAGGGATAGGGGCTGGATACTGCCAGGGAACATGTTTCAAGGAGCTTTCAGGGTTGGAGTGCAACTGAGGTGACCTGCGAGGCAAAGTAAAGGCTGGCTGAGCTTTGGAGGAGAATGGGTGGAGGGCGGGGATGGAGGAGGGTTAAAAAACTGGCTAGTCCGAGAGCTGACAAAAATAATTTAGCCCCTGCAAGTCGCTTGCTCACTGATACATGGGAGAGACAGGGTGACTCACAATCCTGAATTCCCCCAGAAAGCGTCACAACCTTCTTGAACCTTTCTGGGGCTGCCAGACATTGTTGGaacacaataaaagaaaaaaaaaacaatccaaaTAAAGCTCAGTGATAACCTGCATGAAGAGGAATGAGATTGCAGTGGAGCGGGAACTGAGTTCTCCTGCTTCCACCTCCCAATCAGTAACGCAGTATGGAGCAAACAGGCTCAAGAGGAAGTGAGCAATTTGTGCATCACTTTCCAGTGGGCATCTTTcacctccttgttcctcaggctgtagatcAAGGGGTTCAGCATGGGGATCACCACCGTGTAGAACACAGAGGCTATTTTGTCAGTGTCCAGGGAGTAACTGGTGGAGGGTCGGAAATACATGAAGAGGAGGGAGCCATGGAACATGGCCACGGCCGTCAGGTGGGaggtgcaggtggagaaggctttgcgCCTGCCCTCGGCGGAGCGGATCCGCAGGATGGTGATGATGATATATGCGTAGGAGAGGAGAATGATCACAATGCTGCTCACGACCACGCAGCCAATCAAGGCAAACATCACAATCTCATTGACGTGTGTGTCGGAACAGGAGAGCGACAATATCGGCGGAATATCACAGAAGAAATGATTGATGGCATTGGAGCTGCAGAATGATAAACGAAATGTAAAAACGGTGTATACCATTGAGTCCAGCAAGACCACGGCATACACCCCAGCCACCAGCTGATGACAGAGCCATCGGGACATGGTGACTGTATAGAGCAGCGGGTTACAGATGGCCACATAACGGTCGTATGCCatcacagccagcaggaggcaatCTACATGACTGAAAGTACCAAAGAGATACATTTGCACAGCGCAGGCATTGTACGAAATCCTTTTACTCTCGGCTAAGAAGTTCAGCAGCATCCTAGGGGAAATTATGGAGGAATAGCAGAGATCACGGAAAGACAAATTACCAAGGaaaaagtacatgggggtgtggagaggggagTCAATCTTGATTAACACGATCATCCCCAGATTCCCTACCAAGGTGACAATGTAGATCTCTAGGAACAACACAAAGAGAGGGACCTGAAGCTCCAGAAGATCTGTCAGTCCTGAGAAAAGGAACTCGGTCACCGTTGAGTGATTTCCCTTTTCCATCTCCTCCGAACCAAGACCAGGGAGCTGCAGTGACGTGGGCAGGCAGGTGGCTCAGGAATTCTATCCCCTCCCtagaaggagaggaagggaagaaattGTGGAGGTTAGTTTCTTAGGGGACTCCCCTGCTGAAACAAGAAAAGGCCTCAGTCCACAGAGCCAGATGTTCAGAGCTGATCATTCCAGTTATCTGAAAAAATGGACACACAGCAGAAATGTAAGAACCAGTGGGTTAACTATGCCCCACACATGGGCATTGTTGTTCCTACACACAGCAACGAACAGTGACTTCTGACTATTACACGAGAATGTCAGGCTGAAAACAGGGGATGAGAGTTTGTGCCAAGCGGCACTGTTCCCGATTCATACAAGGTGGGCTCTGCCATTTCAGTTCTGGGTTAGTTACTGTGATCATTAAGCCtgtcagaaaatgaaaatgggCTTTGCATTACTTGGTATGCAATCCCAGAGTCATAACAAAATGCACACACCACACCACCCCCGGCACCTGTAAACTGCTGCTTTCTCCAAAAGATGAGGGTTTTTTCCTTTAGCACAAGGCATGGAATGTGATGCTTTGGCTTCCAAAGATCTTGGTTCAATCCCGGGTGATGACCACAGTGTCTGAATTTGTATGTAAGCATGATTCAGTCCAACTGCATGGACCTGCAGAAGACAGAGAGATATATCTTTGCTTCCCCCCTCAAGAGAAGCTGCTACGCTGGAGAATTCAGGAGGTTTTACACCGTTCTTGGTGACCTGGGGGACCTGATCCCTGAAGCAATCGGGTTCACCAAGGTGCACAATACACAATTAAAATGCACTGGGTCGGCCAAAGCTACTCCAGTGTAACTCGTACACTGGGGTTTAATCTGTTGCACTCTTTGCTCCTTTTGTTATTAAACGGTCCCATATCTGCACAGTTACCCAGGGCAGAGCTAGGGGTATGTTTCATTCCACTGCTTTCACTGTGTGCTGGGGGACAAGTGGCATGGGTGTGATGACTATCATGGGCgtggggaggaaaggagattGAGGGAGAAAATgggatgtcaatggagttaccccagtGGAAGATCTCCGGGTCTCCAAATCCCTTCTTGTCCTACAAAATGATGTTGTCATCCTTCTTCCAACCCCATGATTCTAATTACAGCAAAAACACCTGGGAATTGGTCTGCTATCCCACGCTGACCCCCACGCTCCCTGATGAATAATAATATTAACCAGCAACAgctcctttatttttattttttattctcccttctcttccctccctttcaCATCTCCCCGTCTCTTTCCCCTAAGTCTTTCCATGGTGACTTTCTCCTCGCGTGATTTccattctccctgccccctccctcagggctAGATTGTCACAGTCCTTCCTCAGCAAGGGAGAATAAGGCCTCTCCCCTCGCCCCTTGCTCAATGATGCTCAAATCATGGATTCTGGTGATGATGGAGATGGCAGGGGCTGCTAACCCAATAGACCCCTCTGGAAGCAAGCGGGTGGGGGAGATGACAAGGAGTGGGAGGAACCTCCCCCACTAAGCATGACAGAAACTGTGATTGTTTCTGATCTCCTTGGGTGGTGCAGATACCCACTGACTCATACTCGGGGCAAATTGCAAGGTTAAAATCTAGAATTGCATCTCCTTCCATTCATCCCCTTTCCCATGTTCctactcctctctctttctctaactTGTCCATCTTCAGTGTTCTCCTCTCAGCTCCTTtaccctgcccccctctcctcctctgcctctgtttctcagccactcccacctcctcctgtagctatCGCTCATCAGTGTCAGTGCCCTTTGGGATAGGGAATCTCTCTTGTCCAATAACATAAGCGTCTtcgaatcatagaagattagagttggaagagacctcaggaggtcatccagtccaatcccctgctcaaagcaggaccaaccccaactaaatcatcccatcccagccagggctttgtcaagctgggccttaaaaacctctaaggatggagattccaccacctcctgagggaacccatttcagtgcttccccaccctcctaatCAAACAGAGTTTACTAacatccagcctagacctcccccactgcaacttgaggccattgcttcttgttctattatctgctaccactgagaacagccaagctccatcctctttggaacccccttcaggtacttgaaggctgctatcaaatccccgctcattcttctcttctgcagactaaataaccccagttccctcagcctctcctcataagttaagAGCTTTAGTCTTGTGACAAGACTCAGTTACAACACCATCAGCTCAAGAGCACGGCAAAGTTGAATTCTCTTCCTATAGAGCCCACAACTTGGTTATTTCTGTAGTACAGATGGGCCTTTACTGAACAATCACTGCCATGGAGAATGTCCTCGCAGCAGCCCCCTGTCCCTGGTCAAGCTAAGGAAGACAGAATGTGCATtcttgatttagttggtgttggtcccgctttgagtaggggattggactagatgacctcctgaggtctcttccaactttaatattctatgattctatgatgatccCCTTCCTTCTAGTGATGTCACACAGGAGAGCAAGGCTCTGTCAGAACCTGGATTCATAGATTTTCAGGGCAGATGGGACctttgtggtcatctagtctgactaccTGTACAACGTAGGccacagaactgcccccaaatcattccaagagctgattttttttagaaaaaccaccaatcttgattttaaaatcttccttgatggagaatccattgcgacccttggtaaattgttccagtggttacttACCTTCACTCTTAAAAATGggtgccttattttcagtctgaatttgctaATGGTGCAGCATGTCTTTAGAGAAGTCCTGTTATGGTGAATGAATGTCTCATGGTGGAAAGAGAAATAAGTCCCTCAACCACTTATGAATGTGaggtgtggggtgagggtggaATTGGGGAAAGCTCTGTCTCTTGTACTCTCAGAAAGACAGATACCCTCCTTTCCACTGTGGGATGTTACCTTGGACTTCATATGATTTTCCAGGATGATCC
Proteins encoded in this window:
- the LOC102945995 gene encoding olfactory receptor 1044-like, whose amino-acid sequence is MEKGNHSTVTEFLFSGLTDLLELQVPLFVLFLEIYIVTLVGNLGMIVLIKIDSPLHTPMYFFLGNLSFRDLCYSSIISPRMLLNFLAESKRISYNACAVQMYLFGTFSHVDCLLLAVMAYDRYVAICNPLLYTVTMSRWLCHQLVAGVYAVVLLDSMVYTVFTFRLSFCSSNAINHFFCDIPPILSLSCSDTHVNEIVMFALIGCVVVSSIVIILLSYAYIIITILRIRSAEGRRKAFSTCTSHLTAVAMFHGSLLFMYFRPSTSYSLDTDKIASVFYTVVIPMLNPLIYSLRNKEVKDAHWKVMHKLLTSS